The genomic DNA TGCCCGCTGTCGATGTTGGTAATAATTTTTTCATGTTAACTCTCATTAAATCGCGTAGTTAGCCGACCACTGTTCCAAAACTGATTGATAAGGCTTAATAAAGTGCTGTTCAGTAAACTTACCTTGAGCAATGGCAAGTTGGCTACGTTCTTCGCGGTCATAAACTATCTGTGTGATAGAGTGATCGGCATTTCGTAAATTTGGTTGATACTTGCTACCCGCTACGGCGTTTGCGTTATAGATCTCCGGTCGATAAATCTTTTGGAATGTTTCCATGGTACTGATTGTGCTGATTAGCTCTAAATTAGTGTAATCATTCAATAAGTCACCAAAGAAATAGAATGCTAAAGGTGCAACGCTGTTTGGTGGCATAAAGTAACGAACTTGTAAGCCCATCTTTTTGAAATACTGTTCTGTGAGTGACGATTCATTAGGTTGATACTCGACACCTAAAACAGGGTGGTGATTTTCAGTACGGTGATATGTTTTATTGTCAGAAACGCTTAGGCAAATAACCGGAGGCTTTTTGAAGTGCTGTTTATAAGTTTCTGAATCAATAAAGTATTTAAATAACTTACCGTGTAGATCGCCAAAGTTATCTGGAATGCTAAATTCTTCTCTGCTTTTATTGTGATCAAGTAATAACACACTAAAATCATAATCACGGACATATGATGAGAAGTTGTTACCAACAATTCCCTCAATACGTTCATTGGTTTTATGGTCAATGATGTTGGTCTTTAAAACTTCAATTGAAGGAAACGCTTCACCACCACCAGCAATATCTAAATCAACTGAGACAATTTCAAGCTCAACAGAATAGCGGTTGCCTTGTGGATTATCCCAACTTGCCAGTGCATTGAAACGGTTATCTATCATTTTTAATGCATTACGTAAGTTTTGCTGGCGACTTTCGCCACGTGCTAGGTTAGCGAAGTTAGTGGTAATACGGGTGCTGTTTGACGGATGGTAATTTTCGTCAAGACGAATACTCTTAATTGTAAATGAGAAATTGTGTTTCATGGCAATGTACCTAATGTCCTGAGATAAATGATTGCTGCTCACCTTCCTTTAATTGCTAGGTCATTAACCTTGAGGTGGCTTGGGTATCTATTTATACGTGCCCAGCACCATGAAGAAAAACGTTTTTATTTCAGGTAAAACATGAATTTGATTCATACCTAAATGGAGGAATTAGTTTATTGAGCAGCAAAGAGAGGATAATATCTGAAAAAACATTTTTAAATGTCTAGATGGCTAGATGTTTTTAACGGTGTTGTAATTTTTTCATATAAAACGTGAGTAATATTCACCACTTATCATTGGCTTCATAGTCATTTGTGCTGCTTTTAGTTGTTATACTCAGCTCCCAACAAATAACAAAGACAAGTAAAATGAATGAATTAATCGTGTTAATACTAGCCTGCGCGATACTCGGCAGTGGTGTTGGCTTTTTGGCAGGGCTCTTGGGGATCGGTGGTGGCTTAGTGATCGTGCCG from Pseudoalteromonas sp. N1230-9 includes the following:
- a CDS encoding DUF1852 domain-containing protein, producing the protein MKHNFSFTIKSIRLDENYHPSNSTRITTNFANLARGESRQQNLRNALKMIDNRFNALASWDNPQGNRYSVELEIVSVDLDIAGGGEAFPSIEVLKTNIIDHKTNERIEGIVGNNFSSYVRDYDFSVLLLDHNKSREEFSIPDNFGDLHGKLFKYFIDSETYKQHFKKPPVICLSVSDNKTYHRTENHHPVLGVEYQPNESSLTEQYFKKMGLQVRYFMPPNSVAPLAFYFFGDLLNDYTNLELISTISTMETFQKIYRPEIYNANAVAGSKYQPNLRNADHSITQIVYDREERSQLAIAQGKFTEQHFIKPYQSVLEQWSANYAI